Proteins co-encoded in one Podospora pseudoanserina strain CBS 124.78 chromosome 7 map unlocalized CBS124.78p_7, whole genome shotgun sequence genomic window:
- a CDS encoding uncharacterized protein (EggNog:ENOG503NU3S; COG:G), producing the protein MSSSEKGSIKDSKSSTKDVKEHGPEVVRSVDSDAASNGGGVDLAWKFLNQHRDNANGTTGEYVDLAALRRRIDFRIVPLMFLCYTLQFLDKVILNYANVMGLQKDLNMGGNDFSNTATFLFVALLCFEIPNIWFLQAVPAAKWLGLNVILWGTATACGAAATNYQTLLVSRIFLGIFEATIAPSLMIISSMWYTKSESAPRFSFWYLGLGLGQIIGGLVSFGFQHMGPDARLSGWRTMFLTLGLITVVVGSCVIIFLPDTPMQAKWMSDNEKVALLKHVSVNQTGVENRKFRGKEILEALTDPQVYLLLLAVILLSVSSGVVTTYSATLIRNLPGYDSKKAALMNTPSGVVSIFFTLLVGWGIRFQSHRWAWIIVCILPAIVGGGLMSFLPKDNTNGILAGIYLVNAVVAPLAIFYNWTVANIAGATKRAFAAAIISGSFSLGNIIGPQTFQARDAPDYRPAKLAVMGTQAGCALVTFVLFLYYVWQNKKRNNRADNENEDAFMSPEVWTRMTDKENKGFRYSY; encoded by the exons ATGTCGTCCTCAGAGAAGGGCAGCATCAAGGACTCCAAGAGTTCCACCAAGGACGTCAAGGAGCACGGCCCCGAGGTCGTTCGTTCTGTCGACTCGGATGCCGCCTccaacggtggtggtgttgatctcGCCTGGAAGTTCCTCAACCAACACAGAGACAATGCCAATGGCACCACCGGCGAGTACGTGGACCTCGCGGCCCTGCGAAGAAGAATCGACTTCCGCATCGTCCCCTTGATGTTCTTGTGCTATACCCTCCAGTTTCTGGACAAGGTCATTCTCAAT TACGCCAACGTAATGGGATTGCAAAAAGACCTTAATATGGGAGGGAATGACTTCAGTAACACAGCAACTTTTCTGTTTGTCGCTTTACTTTGCTTCGAGATTCCCAACA TTTGGTTCCTTCAAGCCGTTCCTGCCGCAAAATGGCTCGGCCTCAATGTGATCCTCTGGGGTACCGCTACCGCCTGCGGTGCCGCGGCCACCAACTATCAGACTCTCCTTGTCTCCCGCATTTTCCTGGGTATCTTCGAGGCAACGATTGCACCAAGTTTGATGATTATCAGCAGTATGTGGTACACTAAATCCGAGTCTGCGCCGCGCTTCTCCTTCTGGTATCTTGGTCTGGGTCTCGGTCAGATCATCGGTGGTCTTGTGTCGTTTGGCTTCCAGCACATGGGCCCTGACGCTCGTCTCTCTGGATGGCGCACCATGTTTTTGACTCTCGGTCTGAtcaccgtcgtcgtcggctcTTGCGTCATCATCTTTCTTCCTGACACCCCTATGCAGGCTAAGTGGATGTCTGACAATGAGAAGGTTGCCCTGTTGAAGCACGTCAGTGTCAACCAGACTGGTGTTGAGAACCGCAAGTTCCGCGGAAAGGAGATCTTGGAAGCCTTGACTGATCCCCAGGTGtatctcctgctcctcgctGTCATCTTG CTCTCCGTCTCCAGCGGTGTTGTCACCACTTACTCGGCCACTCTCATCCGCAACCTTCCCGGCTATGActccaagaaggctgcccTTATGAACACACCTTCTGGTGTCGTGagcatcttcttcaccctgCTGGTCGGATGGGGCATCCGTTTCCAGTCCCACCGCTGGGCCTGGATTATCGTCTGCATTCTCCCAGCCATAGTGGGGGGCGGACTTATGAGTTTCTTACCCAAGGACAACACCAACGGTATCCTGGCAGGTATCTACCTCGTCAACGCCGTTGTGgcccccctcgccatcttctACAACTGGACTGTCGCCAACATTGCCGGTGCGACCAAGCGCGCCTTCGCTGCCGCCATCATCAGCGGGTCCTTCTCCCTCGGCAACATCATCGGCCCCCAGACCTTCCAGGCTCGTGATGCCCCCGATTACCGCCCTGCCAAGCTCGCCGTCATGGGTACCCAGGCCGGCTGCGCGCTCGTCACCTTTGTCCTCTTCCTTTACTATGTCTGGCAAAACAAGAAGCGAAATAACCGCGCCGACAACGAGAACGAGGACGCCTTCATGTCGCCCGAGGTATGGACCCGCATGACggacaaggagaacaagggGTTCCGCTACTCTTACTAA
- a CDS encoding uncharacterized protein (COG:S; EggNog:ENOG503NZB8): MVWVDNATPEVDAISQWRTIVTICAVLSFFSVVIVSARLWIRDKNHGLAADDWMSAISMVFGLLYSILCIVQTKYGLGLPIALRPKENLLPYSRSNFAGRPIYQMGISFFKVALLISYLRLFKGTNHLWYRRVVWIAMFFVVAGHLGCSLTLIFACNPVHKSWDPRVDGKCLAPGPSFTAYAIVTIISDVIVAIIPIPVLLQLKVSRGKKIGLIVIFLLGLFTTLCSVFRYMQIDNIQNGDGNSTMLIVWGVIEFNVGNMVSSLPFLAPIFLRKAKEYTSKYSGGSGNGYPSAGGSNGRKLGGGKSGSDAYKLSNISSGLGRKGTFISSKGHPGHSMGSEENILKDSPDGSIMKSVTYSVHVDESERRTQRGDRD, from the exons ATGGTTTGGGTCGACAACGCAACGCCGGAGGTGGACGCCATTTCCCAGTGGAGGACCATCGTCACCATCTGCGCCGTCCTCTCGTTTTTCTCCGTCGTTATTGTCTCAGCCCGGTTATGGATTCGCGACAAAAACCATGGCCTCGCCGCCGATGACTGGATGTCAGCCATTTCCATGGTGTTTGGACTGCTTTATTCGATCCTCTGCATCGTCC AAACGAAATATGGCCTCGGGTTACCGATCGCTCTCCGCCCCAAAGAGAACCTGCTTCCCTACAGCCGCAGCAACTTTGCTGGTCGCCCCATCTATCAGATGGGCATCAGCTTTTTCAAAGTGGCCTTGTTGATCAGTTATCTCCGACTTTTCAAGGGCACAAACCACCTCTGGTACCGAAGGGTTGTCTGGATCGCCATGTTCTTTGTCGTGGCCGGCCACTTGGGATGCTCGCTCACGCTGATCTTTGCATGCAACCCCGTTCACAAATCATGGGATCCCAGGGTTGACGGGAAATGCCTGGCGCCAGGACCGTCATTCACAGCCTATGCCATCGTCACGATTATTTCTGATGTCATCGTCGCCATCATTCCTATCCCTgtgctcctccagctcaagGTCAGCAGGGGCAAGAAAATCGGtctcatcgtcatcttcttgCTCGGCCTCTTTACCACGCTTTGCTCCGTCTTCCGGTACATGCAAATCGACAATATCCAAAACGGCGATGGTAATTCTACCATGCTCATCGTCTGGGGCGTCATTGAGTTCAACGTGGGCAACATGGTTTCTTCTCTCCCTTTCCTGGCGCCTATCTTCCtccgcaaggccaaggagtACACCAGCAAGTACTCTGGTGGCAGTGGCAATGGTTACCCGAGCGCCGGGGGCAGCAATGGCCGCAAGTTGGGCGGCGGCAAGTCTGGCAGCGATGCCTACAAACTCAGCAACATTTCGAGTGGGTTGGGTCGCAAGGGCACTTTCATCTCATCCAAAGGACATCCCGGTCATAGTATGGGCAGCGAGGAGAACATCCTCAAGGACAGCCCCGATGGATCCATCATGAAGAGTGTCACCTACAGTGTCCATGTCGATGAGAGTGAGCGACGCACTCAACGTGGGGACAGAGACTAA
- a CDS encoding uncharacterized protein (COG:C; COG:H; EggNog:ENOG503NUQZ) translates to MGSTNQKPILIVGSGISGLLLAQHLRKSSIPFRLYERDSDLDTRGLGWGLTLHWSLPAVRSLLPDDLVSRLPEAYVDRSAVEEGRPSTFPFYDLSTAELKASTPNADESQRIRVSRDKFRRLLATGLDIQFGKGATGKFETDEQDGSVRVHFEDGTVSEEGSLVVACDGGSSRLRQALFPDSEKFKIPVRLMGVKVECTPEEIEPLRKLDPYFLQGAASENDTFVYFSTLDAPGNGTGRDTYTCQIVVSWPVRDNFFNSAAPITYPETNLDSIKLIKAFASTWAEPFRSLAMTIPEQTTEVKCLDLYDWPPPKDLRTTGKVVLMGDALHPMAMYRGEGANHAIIDVKEFVDTVIPHLDGSPTDMRVALDGYEDKAVARTRPAVLASRQACLDAHEWEKIGPASPLLSKRAMNVGFDEGTMKLIV, encoded by the exons ATGGGCAGCACCAACCAGAAACCCATCCTGATCGTGGGCTCGGGGATAAGCGGCCTCCTCCTGGCCCAGCACCTCCGCAAGTCGTCCATCCCCTTCCGCCTCTACGAGCGCGACTCGGACTTGGACACTCGCGGTCTCGGCTGGGGCCTCACCCTTCATTGGTCACTGCCCGCTGTCCGGTCTCTTCTTCCTGACGATCTGGTCTCCCGTCTCCCAGAGGCCTATGTCGACCGGTCCGCCGTGGAAGAAGGGCGGCCTTCGACGTTTCCCTTTTACGACCTCAGCACTGCTGAACTGAAGGCCTCCACCCCAAACGCGGATGAGTCTCAGCGTATCAGAGTGAGCAGGGATAAGTTTCGACGGTTACTGGCCACTGGGTTGGATATCCAATTCGGAAAGGGTGCCACCGGCAAGTTCGAAACGGATGAGCAGGACGGTTCGGTTCGGGTTCATTTTGAGGATGGGACAGtgtcggaggagggaagTTTGGTTGTTGCTTGTGACGGCGGGAGTTCACGGCTGAGACAGGCGCTGTTTCCCGACAGCGAAAAGTTCAAGATTCCGGTCCGGTTGATGGGTGTCAAGGTTGAGTGCACGCCTGAAGAGATCGAGCCGCTGAGAAAGCTTGATCCATATTTCCTCCAGGGAGCCGCGTCAGAGAATGATACGTTTGTTTACTTCAGCA CACTCGATGCCCCTGGAAACGGCACAGGCAGGGACACCTACACCTGCCAGATTGTCGTCTCATGGCCTGTTCGGGACAATTTCTTCAACTCTGCCGCCCCGATCACATATCCAGAGACGAATCTTGACAGCATCAAGTTGATCAAGGCTTTTGCGTCAACATGGGCCGAGCCGTTCCGGTCCCTCGCCATGACAATCCCTGAGCAGACGACCGAGGTGAAATGCCTGGACTTGTACGACTGGCCTCCCCCAAAGGACCTTCGGACGACTGGCAAGGTTGTCCTGATGGGAGATGCTCTTCACCCGATGGCCATGT acagaggagaaggcgccAACCACGCCATCATTGACGTCAAAGAGTTTGTCGACACTGTCATCCCCCACCTCGATGGATCCCCGACAGACATGAGGGTTGCACTTGACGGCTACGAAGACAAAGCGGTGGCGAGAACGAGACCTGCCGTACTTGCTTCGAGACAGGCCTGCCTGGATGCTCACGAATGGGAAAAGATTGGGCCGGCGAGTCCACTTCTCAGCAAGAGGGCGATGAACGTGGGGTTTGATGAGGGAACCATGAAGTTGATTGTCTAG
- the BNA5_1 gene encoding Kynureninase (L-kynurenine hydrolase) (COG:E; EggNog:ENOG503NUB7) encodes MDSLTATFRNGQKPSFPAEAGTLEYAQSLDQQDKLGHLRKEFNIPTRTSLKKKALNGVSPGENDSEDEKSIYFVGNSLGAQPKAVRRALESQLETWASIGVNGHFSTLENSPLSSWQDLAESCARKSVDLVGAAVPEEIIYMNTLTANLHLMMASFYKPTAERHKVIIEWKPFPSDWYAIQSQIRHHNLSPSTSLIEIQPTPDLYLTTESILATITEHAPSTALVLLPGIQYYTGQLLDIKTITAHAHSLGIPCVGWDLAHAAGNVPLCLHDWNVDFAVWCTYKYINAGPGSTAGLFLHQKHHSRNLDRLEGWYGADKSVRFLMEKEFKPGKGASGWQLSNPSAIDLASVSAALGLFESVGERYMERLRGKAVVLTGYLECLLEGLIRGGVGRKGEEQAFRIITPGNPLERGTQLSLMLREGILEGVSKVLAEEGVVCDARKPDVIRVAPVPMYCRFEDVWKFVEIFKGALARA; translated from the exons ATGGATTCTCTCACAGCAACCTTCCGGAACGGCCAGAAGCCGTCATTTCCAGCTGAAGCGGGAACTCTTGAATACGCTCAAAGTCTTGATCAGCAAGACAAGCTTGGCCATCTCAGAAAAGAATTCAATATTCCCACGAGGACttcgttgaagaagaaggctctGAATGGGGTCAGTCCCG GGGAAAACGACAGTGAAGATGAAAAGAGCATCTACTTTGTTGGAAACTCCCTCGGCGCTCAGCCAAAAGCTGTGAGAAGAGCCCTTGAGTCACAGCTAGAAACATGGGCCAGCATCGGTGTCAACGGTCACTTTTCAACCCTCGAAAACTCGCCTCTGTCCAGCTGGCAAGACCTGGCCGAGTCTTGTGCCAGGAAATCGGTCGACCTcgttggtgctgctgtgcCAGAAGAGATCATCTACATGaacaccctcaccgccaacctccacctcatgATGGCCTCCTTCTACAAGCCAACAGCAGAAAGACACAAAGTCATCATCGAGTGGAAACCCTTCCCTTCAGACTGG TACGCCATCCAATCCCAAATCCgccaccacaacctctccccctccacctccctcatcgaaatccaacccacccccgacctctacctcaccaccgaatccatcctcgccaccaTAACCGAGCacgccccctccaccgctctcgtcctcctccccggaATTCAGTACTACAccggccagctcctcgacatcaaaACCATCACCGCCCACGCCCACTCCCTCGGCATCCCCTGCGTAGGCTGGGACCTCGCCCACGCGGCCGGCAACGTCCCACTCTGCCTCCACGACTGGAACGTCGATTTCGCGGTGTGGTGCACCTACAAGTACATCAACGCCGGACCGGGGTCGACAGCCGGCTTGTTCCTtcaccaaaaacaccattCCAGAAACCTGGACAGGTTGGAAGGTTGGTATGGAGCGGACAAGTCGGTTAGGTTtctgatggagaaggagttcAAGCCTGGCAAGGGGGCGAGCGGCTGGCAGTTGAGCAACCCGAGTGCGATTGACCTGGCGAGTGTGAGTGCtgcgttggggttgtttgagtcggtgggggagaggtatatggagaggttgaggggtaaggcggtggtgctgacgGGGTATCTGGAATGTTTGCTAGAGGGGCTGATcagagggggggttgggaggaagggggaggagcaggcttTTAGGATCATCACGCCGGGGAATCCGCTCGAGAGGGGGACTCAGTTGAGTTTGAtgctgagggaggggatATTGGAGGGTGTGAGTAAAgtgttggcggaggagggggtagtGTGCGATGCAAGGAAGCCGGATGTGATTAGAGTGGCTCCGGTGCCGATGTATTGTCGGTTTGAAGATGTGTGGAAGTTTGTGGAGATATTCAAGGGAGCGTTGGCGAGGGCGTAG
- a CDS encoding uncharacterized protein (EggNog:ENOG503PCDI; COG:E) — protein MSPCEPLPATKASHSDVSRVLSDDFGVTSNAFLPEQQPLSRLPDQYYAPWETIVSSLSSHIQQQTLRQEVNRLPVLSTDRLASEAEWRRAYVVLGFLTHAYVWGGDVASEILPPPITVPLLSVSRHLSLPPVATYAAVNLWNFSSVSPTSDLADLDSLTALHTFTGTQDESWFYMVSVAMEARGGPIIPVMLSALSALQHHDLPAATEAINEITSCIHKLGILLDRMDERCDPEVFYHQIRPFLAGSKNMAGAGLPNGVFYDEGQDGKGEWRQYRGGSNGQSSLIQLFDLVLGVEHVAQGNASPDSYSREKKMESFHREVRGYMPEPHRRLLEFVEGRYPGGLRKGVEDLLVTPSTEGNDGERRELREAFTTATKALAEFRNKHLQIVTRYIVIPSRKENKAKGSNLATASSRLAGDDDKKLTGTGGTALLPFLKQSRDETFRAGDFSR, from the exons ATGTCACCCTGCGAGCCACTGCCTGCCACCAAGGCTAGTCACAGTGATGTTTCTCGCGTCCTATCAGACGACTTTGGTGTCACATCCAATGCTTTCCTtccagaacaacaacctctcTCGAGGCTTCCAGATCAATACTATGCCCCCTGGGAAACCATtgtctcttctctttcctcCCACATTCAACAACAGACTCTCCGCCAGGAGGTAAACAGATTGCCAGTCCTATCAACAGACCGTCTGGCCTCAGAAGCCGAATGGAGACGAGCCTATGTTGTCTTGGGCTTCCTCACACATGCTTACGTCTGGGGAGGTGACGTTGCTTCCGAG ATACTCCCCCCACCCATAACtgtccctctcctctccgtTTCCAGACACCTCTCTCTTCCCCCAGTAGCCACCTATGCCGCGGTCAACCTCTGGAACTTTTCTTCGGTATCTCCAACATCCGACCTCGCTGACCTCGACTCCCTCACCGCACTCCACACCTTCACCGGCACTCAAGATGAGTCCTGGTTCTACATGGTCAGCGTCGCCATGGAGGCCCGAGGCGGTCCCATCATCCCCGTCATGCTCTCCGCCCTATCtgccctccaacaccacgaccttcccgccgccaccgaggccatcaacgaAATCACCTCCTGCATCCACAAGCTGGGGATATTGCTCGACAGGATGGACGAAAGGTGCGACCCAGAAGTGTTTTACCATCAGATCCGCCCTTTCCTAGCAGGCAGCAAGAACATGGCCGGGGCCGGGCTGCCAAACGGCGTGTTCTATGACGAAGGACAAGACGGCAAGGGAGAATGGAGACAgtaccgaggaggaagcaaCGGCCAAAGCTCGCTCATCCAGCTATTTGACCTCGTGCTGGGAGTTGAGCACGTCGCGCAGGGTAATGCGAGTCCGGACTCGTACTcgcgggagaagaagatggagagtTTCCACAGGGAGGTTAGAGGGTACATGCCGGAGCCGCACAGGAGGCTTCTTGAGTTTGTTGAGGGGCGGTATCCAGGAGGATTGAGGAAAGGTGTGGAGGATTTGTTGGTGACACCAAGCACAGAGGGAAACGACGGTGAGAGaagggagttgagggaggcgttCACGACGGCGACCAAGGCGCTGGCCGAGTTTAGGAATAAGCACTTGCAGATTGTGACGCGATATATCGTGATCCCCTCGAGGAAGGAGAACAAGGCCAAGGGAAGTAACTTGGCGACGGCGTCATCGAGGCTggcgggggatgatgataaGAAGCTGACGGGGACAGGGGGGACTGCACTATTGCCGTTCCTGAAGCAATCACGGGATGAAACGTTTCGCGCGGGGGATTTTTCGCGATGA
- a CDS encoding uncharacterized protein (COG:G; COG:M; EggNog:ENOG503P221): MSSTTTTPETKTVLVIGATGKQGRAFIRSLLFPSAASTPSSPTTTTFPRSQAENWRILALTRDASAPPAQALLEEAKQHNATSKITLVEACLNTPSTLRTVFESHPNIYSVFVVLAYPGLGTPSTAQKEKAQGTLIADLAVEFGVNILVYSSAIPIGPDPSHGIDESRKQKREVEYYIEDLGKKNPGLKWIVIRPGFFYENLEGMFGAIGATMYRDGLKKETTLPMVASGDLGRVVAGLLQNPEPYFNQFLCVTSGPMTMKEVLEAHKRATGKPMPAAPGFVGWILLKINKGAQDLVKEAEINHTNRMSGKLPTFEEEVERAKSVCELQTYEQWKRALASGEGGGDEMSRRVSTSSWNSLSLMKLLTGRS, encoded by the exons atgtcatcaacaacaacaacaccagaaaCCAAGACCGTCCTGGTGATAGGCGCAACAGGTAAGCAAGGTCGGGCTTTCATCCGCTCCTTGCTCTTCCCTTCGGCAgcgtcaacaccatcatcacccacaaCGACAACCTTCCCTAGATCTCAAGCTGAAAACTGGcgcatcctcgccctcactCGAGACGCCTCTGCCCCACCAGCCCAGGCGCTCCTCGAAGAAGCCAAACAACACAATGCCACGTCCAAAATCACGCTTGTAGAAGCCTGCCTCAACACACCTTCCACCCTCCGGACAGTGTTTGAATCCCACCCCAACATCTACTCCGTCTTCGTCGTGCTCGCCTACCCTGGACTTGGCACACCATCAACGgcccaaaaggaaaaagcCCAGGGGACCCTGATTGCAGATCTGGCAGTGGAGTTTGGGGTCAACATTTTGGTGTACAGCAGCGCGATCCCCATCGGTCCAGATCCCAGCCATGGGATCGACGAGTCGAGGAAGCAGAAGAGAGAGGTGGAGTACTACATTGAGGacttggggaagaagaaccCCGGGCTGAAATGGATCGTGATACGGCCGGGGTTCTTTTACGAGAACCTGGAGGGCATGTTTGGGGCGATTGGGGCGACGATGTATAGGgatgggttgaagaaggagacgaCGCTTCCGATGGTTGCGTcgggggatttggggagggtggttgcTGGGTTATTACAG AACCCAGAGCCATACTTCAACCAGTTTCTCTGCGTCACGTCTGGCCCGATGACGATGAAAGAGGTGCTTGAGGCTCATAAACGGGCGACGGGGAAGCCGATGCCTGCTGCCCCGGGGTTTGTGGGTTGGATCCtgctcaagatcaacaagggAGCGCAGGATCTGGTCAAGGAGGCTGAAATCAACCATACCAACAGGATGAGCGGGAAGTTGCCGACttttgaagaggaggttgagcgGGCCAAGAGTGTTTGTGAGCTGCAGACATATGAGCAGTGGAAGAGGGCCCTGGCGagcggtgagggtgggggagacgagatgtcgaggagggtgagcaCGAGCAGCTGGAACAGCTTGTCGTTGATGAAGCTGTTGACAGGGCGGTCGTAG
- a CDS encoding uncharacterized protein (EggNog:ENOG503P7D9) — translation MQSRVTLVHCFGGCQANSETCHDFSRSPSSSSTLSSQYSISFYTDLLNNNHVQMPLQQNTFVVVPNPVTFQQALAMDGPESKPPMTTKQAQKAYREANRLPKMTKAERLRRERAERERERKEEEKLKASKRAKVLRDRKKERELELAEERRRQGLPLVRVRPSQATLSTFFKGNGVSRKRDSDAYQADRPAMMEVENKENLTPVGSPSESASIKRQRLGETQSQQDFLQRDELAAAFLHPSNSPEELLEALIDDFPTASQAARELEEPRVETTEPSSPVRRGPPAFMKSSPLHRSVLKQALASSQRNLAPPLDALPDPVVDDDTGYVRPITSQDLVFSSQEVWDPEFEDDEPILVQDGQKQPDVVSDPINDSSPHVPTGRVSLPNRAMADQISSEPVGEPSARVERQTEDTLDGFTYSQFFTSSFNSADEEVGQPQPLNPPPCEPEPPKRSRSPQRPFGSSGNGIAILTARAAELQAEKEAEEERRKQAALERERQRRLQNFMERSREEERLFAQQAAATTELFTSQHGGTRNGDSMAPLSQESDYGADWTLDNIELMDSLVVPVEAGSQDSDEYGPAWTLDNVELLEAQVRGNA, via the coding sequence ATGCAAAGTCGCGTCACCCTGGTTcattgttttggtggttgtcaAGCCAACTCTGAAACTTGTCACGATTTTTCGCgatccccatcatcatcatcaacactaTCATCACAATATTCGATATCTTTCTATACAGATCTACTGAACAACAATCATGTACAGATGCCGCTACAACAAAACACGTTTGTTGTGGTGCCCAACCCTGTCACTTTCCAGCAAGCGCTCGCTATGGACGGTCCGGAGTCCAAACCTCCAATGACCACCAAGCAAGCTCAGAAGGCCTATCGGGAAGCCAATAGGCTGCCCAAAATGACGAAAGCCGAAAGGCTACGTCGGGAACGAGCCGAGCGAGAGCGCGAgcggaaggaggaggagaaactGAAGGCCTCGAAGAGAGCCAAAGTTCTCCGtgacaggaagaaggagagggagttggagctggcggaagagaggaggcggCAGGGTTTACCTCTCGTTCGCGTGAGGCCGAGCCAGGCCACGCTCTCGACCTTTTTCAAGGGCAACGGGGTTTCGCGAAAGCGAGACTCTGACGCCTACCAAGCTGATCGGCCGGCGATGATGGAGGTAGAAAACAAGGAGAATCTGACTCCTGTTGGAAGCCCTTCCGAGTCGGCCTCGATCAAGAGACAGCGTTTGGGGGAGACTCAAAGCCAGCAAGATTTCTTGCAGCGCGACGAGCTTGCAGCAGCTTTCCTGCACCCATCCAACTCTCCggaggagcttcttgaggCTCTTATCGATGACTTTCCGACTGCCTCCCAGGCGGCTCGGGAGTTGGAAGAGCCGCGGGTGGAGACCACGGAGCCGTCGTCACCGGTTCGCAGAGGTCCACCGGCATTCATGAAGTCCTCTCCTTTGCACCGATCGGTGTTGAAGCAGGCCCTTGCGAGCAGCCAGAGAAATCTGGCACCGCCGCTAGACGCCCTGCCAGACCCGGTCGTCGATGACGACACCGGGTATGTTCGTCCTATCACTTCCCAAGATTTGGTGTTCTCGAGTCAGGAGGTTTGGGATCCTGAAttcgaggacgatgagcCGATCTTGGTGCAAGATGGACAGAAGCAACCGGACGTCGTCAGCGACCCTATCAATGACAGTTCCCCGCATGTGCCCACGGGGAGGGTTTCATTGCCCAACCGGGCGATGGCTGATCAGATCAGTTCGGAACCGGTTGGGGAGCCGTCCGCGCGAGTTGAAAGACAGACAGAAGATACGCTGGACGGTTTTACGTACAGTCAGTTCTTCACGTCGTCCTTCAACTCtgcggacgaggaggttgggcaGCCCCAGCCTCTCAACCCGCCACCTTGCGAGCCAGAACCCCCCAAGCGGTCTCGGTCACCCCAACGGCCCTTTGGATCCAGCGGGAACGGGATCGCTATCCTTACGGCTAGGGCTGCAGAGCTCCAAGCCGAGAAGGAAGCGGAGGAAGAACGGCGAAAGCAGGCGGCGCTGGAGCGCGAGCGGCAGCGGCGTCTTCAGAACTTCATGGAGCgttcgagggaggaggagcggctgTTTGCTCAGCAGGCGGCTGCTACCACCGAACTCTTCACGTCACAGCACGGCGGGACACGAAATGGGGATAGCATGGCACCGCTGAGCCAAGAGTCAGACTACGGGGCTGACTGGACGCTCGATAACATCGAGCTGATGGACAGCTTGGTGGTTCCGGTGGAGGCTGGGTCGCAAGACTCCGATGAATATGGACCAGCTTGGACGCTCGATAACGTCGAGTTGTTGGAGGCCCAGGTCCGCGGTAACGCTTAG